Within uncultured Fibrobacter sp., the genomic segment GGCCTGCAAACCGCAAACGATTTGACACTTGCCGCCATCAACCGCAGGCATACCCTCGCCGAATTCACGGACGCAGTCAAGCGTTGCCAGGCGGCAGGACTCACCGTGACCACGCACGTGATTGTGGGCCTCCCCGGCGAAACCATGGAAGATTTCAAGCACACCGCCCAGGTTGTGCGCGACTTGAAGCTTGCCGCCGTCAAGATTCACCCGTTGCACATTGTGGCAGGCACCGTGATGGCGCAGGACTACGCAAACGGCGAAATCAAGCTCCTGACCTTCGAGGAATACTGCGAAGCGGTGGCTGAAATGATCAAGATTATCGGCTTTGAAACCGCCATTGAGCGCTTTAGCGGCGAAAGCCCGAGCGACATGCTCATTGCCCCCAACTGGTGCGGCGAAAGAGACAAGATAATTGCTACTGTGGAGAAGCTGCTTGATGAAACGAATTGAGGACTACATTATCTCTGTTCCGGATTTTCCGAAGCCGGGGATTCTTTTTCGCGATATCACGGGGATTCTCAGTGATGCCGATGGTCTGAAGCTTACGCTCGAAGCGTTCTACAAGATGCTTGAAAATGTCGAATTCGATGTCGTTGTCGGGCTGGAAGCTCGCGGATTCCTTTTTGGGGTCTCGATTGCGGAACATTTTCACAAGCCGTTCGTGCCTGAACGCAAAAAAGGCAAGCTCCCCCGCGAAACGGTCGACGTAGAATACGACCTGGAATACGGGAAAGCATGCATGGAAATTCACAAGGACGCCATAAAGCCGGGACAGCGGGTTCTCATTGTCGACGATCTGCTTGCAAC encodes:
- a CDS encoding TIGR01212 family radical SAM protein (This family includes YhcC from E. coli K-12, an uncharacterized radical SAM protein.) gives rise to the protein MHYTPYRDLLLKIFPNYLKVRKLPLNGGMSCPNLDGTKSFSGCSYCNNRSFSPVFDQAKVSIQEQLDKFVPRLREKYPNAGILAYLQPYTNTHAPLEHLKGIIDPIIKHKEIAGLAIGTRPDCLEDAKVAYLAELNRKKPIIVEIGLQTANDLTLAAINRRHTLAEFTDAVKRCQAAGLTVTTHVIVGLPGETMEDFKHTAQVVRDLKLAAVKIHPLHIVAGTVMAQDYANGEIKLLTFEEYCEAVAEMIKIIGFETAIERFSGESPSDMLIAPNWCGERDKIIATVEKLLDETN
- a CDS encoding adenine phosphoribosyltransferase, whose product is MKRIEDYIISVPDFPKPGILFRDITGILSDADGLKLTLEAFYKMLENVEFDVVVGLEARGFLFGVSIAEHFHKPFVPERKKGKLPRETVDVEYDLEYGKACMEIHKDAIKPGQRVLIVDDLLATGGTAKAAAALIEKLGGKVELFAFVIELFDLHGREVLKGYRVETLTRFPGH